The DNA region AGGAGCTTTTTTGGTTAGGTTAATACTTCCTCCCTTTTTTAAAGAAATAGCCATAAAATACAGTTATATAAAAAATAAATAGTTAAGCATAAATATCAACAAGTCCTTGTAAACCTTTGCGTTCACCAATACCAGAAGCTACAAAAGTCCATCCACCATCTTCTCTTACAAGTTTTCCAAATTCTACATCTGTAGCTTCTGAAAACTCATTCCCAAGATTGTATCTTAATACTTCATTTCCAGTATCAACATTAACTAGTCGAATATAAGCATCACTTAATAAGCCAAAAGAATGGTTTCTCTGATCGCCATCATGAATAGTCACTGTAATGATTATTTCTTGAACTGATGGATTAATCAGGTCTAAATTTGCGAGAATCATTTCATCATCGCCTTCACCAGCTCCAGTTCTATTATCACCTGTATGCTGTACTGCTCCATCTGGTGATTTGAGATTATTGTAGAATACAAAGTACTCATCGGCAGGTAACTTTCCATTTGCACCGACCATA from Sediminitomix flava includes:
- a CDS encoding TerD family protein — encoded protein: MAISLQKGGRFNLSKKEPTLKKIMIGLGWEVKAGATLDLDASVFMVGANGKLPADEYFVFYNNLKSPDGAVQHTGDNRTGAGEGDDEMILANLDLINPSVQEIIITVTIHDGDQRNHSFGLLSDAYIRLVNVDTGNEVLRYNLGNEFSEATDVEFGKLVREDGGWTFVASGIGERKGLQGLVDIYA